A stretch of Fulvia fulva chromosome 4, complete sequence DNA encodes these proteins:
- a CDS encoding N-acetylglucosamine-induced protein 1 — translation MQAVPDEGILTSVDECTDLHDQTAMACETVPFWNVNVPKASWTEDCPEFLRYAFDNEKDRGILSTPDSQYHRQSWQQVKNIILENRLADFDRVPSELRLYREYCAKLVREHGSIMNFVMRERLHWNDLSPSGEAFTNPEDYKILYNDWPYGIDKRIVHLVVWTKFHLPADPSSDIGDMSSETRALVDDFVEQTFASKCGRENVIWFKNWAGLKSVHAVEHLHVMLFDPDPKFVEGITGGDVPLFREVKGGRYEGDVGGIKLTT, via the coding sequence ATGCAAGCCGTACCGGATGAGGGGATTTTGACGTCGGTAGATGAGTGTACTGACTTGCATGACCAGACCGCCATGGCTTGTGAGACGGTACCGTTCTGGAATGTCAATGTACCCAAGGCCTCTTGGACGGAAGATTGTCCAGAGTTTCTGCGCTACGCCTTCGACAACGAGAAAGACAGAGGCATCCTCAGCACTCCCGACTCTCAGTACCACCGCCAATCATGGCAACAAGTCAAGAACATCATCCTCGAAAACCGCCTCGCCGACTTCGACAGAGTGCCCAGTGAGCTTCGCCTCTATCGTGAATACTGCGCAAAGCTCGTGAGGGAGCATGGTAGTATCATGAACTTCGTCATGCGTGAACGACTGCACTGGAACGATCTCTCTCCATCCGGTGAAGCCTTCACAAATCCCGAGGACTACAAGATCCTCTACAACGACTGGCCTTACGGTATCGACAAGAGGATTGTACATTTGGTTGTTTGGACCAAGTTCCATCTTCCCGCAGACCCTTCGTCAGACATCGGCGACATGTCTTCAGAGACCAGGGCACTGGTAGATGACTTTGTTGAGCAGACTTTCGCGAGTAAGTGCGGCAGAGAAAACGTAATATGGTTCAAGAATTGGGCGGGTTTGAAGAGTGTGCATGCCGTGGAACATCTGCACGTTATGCTGTTTGATCCGGACCCTAAGTTCGTTGAGGGAATTACGGGTGGTGATGTGCCGCTGTTCAGGGAGGTGAAGGGAGGGCGATATGAGGGAGATGTTGGAGGCATCAAGTTAACCACCTGA